A genomic stretch from Corynebacterium sp. 21KM1197 includes:
- a CDS encoding TetR/AcrR family transcriptional regulator has protein sequence MVTSVAVAQTKHTDIEENILSAARECFMESGVQKTTMVAVARRAEVSRPTVYSYFGSVDNLARKVLTREMVGLLDAAYPLPRDVDGLCAALVEVGLLARRNEFLAQVLGKSPELLLTYQFQRLGESQEILIRFIKNTVARIQGTDPAMRGGDPKVIATQVFMVVQSLVLSAEAMSTGVPSEEEWAVELTAMLKGYLCQ, from the coding sequence GTGGTAACCAGTGTGGCCGTGGCGCAAACCAAGCACACGGACATTGAGGAAAACATTTTGTCCGCCGCCCGGGAATGCTTCATGGAAAGCGGCGTGCAAAAAACCACGATGGTCGCCGTGGCCCGGCGTGCGGAGGTCTCCCGTCCCACCGTGTACTCCTACTTTGGCAGCGTGGATAACCTCGCGCGCAAGGTACTCACCAGGGAAATGGTGGGGCTTCTCGACGCCGCCTACCCCCTGCCCAGGGACGTGGACGGGCTGTGCGCGGCCCTGGTGGAGGTGGGGCTGCTGGCCCGCCGCAACGAGTTCCTGGCGCAGGTATTGGGCAAAAGCCCGGAATTGCTGCTCACGTATCAGTTTCAGCGTTTGGGAGAAAGCCAGGAGATATTAATTCGCTTTATTAAGAATACGGTGGCGCGTATTCAGGGCACCGATCCCGCCATGAGGGGTGGCGACCCCAAGGTAATCGCCACGCAGGTTTTTATGGTGGTGCAGTCGCTCGTTCTCTCCGCGGAGGCGATGAGCACGGGTGTGCCATCGGAAGAGGAGTGGGCCGTAGAGCTCACCGCAATGTTGAAGGGATACCTATGCCAGTAA
- a CDS encoding glycerol-3-phosphate dehydrogenase/oxidase, whose translation MPVKNGALNAARRAEELESLGEGTVDVVIIGGGITGVGLALDAVTRGLSTVLVEKHDLAFGTSRWSSKLAHGGLRYLAKMEFGIAHHSAVERGILMERTAPHLVRALPQVMALGADSTLVQKAATRVGFLAGDALRITAGTSAKTLPRSRFASREETLRLCPAASKAGLKGAWVNYDGQMVDDARMVTAIARTAASEGAKILTYCEAVRASGTEVLLRDVVKHNEHTVRARAVINATGVWAGSMDTAIKVRPARGTHLVFDAELFGNPTGALTVPLPGSISRYLFILPAPHGRCYLGLTDEDAPGEIPDVPPTPEEDVDFLLRNINRALDTALTRADVLGAFTGLRPLLDSGEEGSTADLSRRHAVVESAEGMFSVVGGKFTEYRLMAEETLDRVIAARRLAAGECATRNFPLLGAPGHGDYSHIAARDLHGLPETMIRRFGNEAPQVLAAATVEHPLENVGNLDVTRAEVEYAFTHEGALSVADVLERRTRAAMIPADAEAARPAVEEIYEHAMRRM comes from the coding sequence ATGCCAGTAAAAAACGGGGCGCTCAATGCCGCGCGGCGCGCGGAGGAACTAGAAAGCCTTGGTGAAGGCACCGTCGATGTGGTGATTATCGGTGGCGGCATCACCGGTGTGGGCCTGGCCCTCGACGCCGTGACCAGGGGATTAAGTACCGTTCTGGTGGAAAAGCACGACCTCGCCTTTGGTACCTCCCGGTGGTCCTCCAAGCTGGCCCACGGGGGCCTGCGTTACCTGGCCAAGATGGAGTTTGGCATCGCCCACCACTCGGCGGTGGAGCGTGGAATCCTCATGGAGCGCACCGCGCCGCATCTGGTGCGGGCGCTGCCGCAGGTGATGGCCCTGGGTGCGGACTCCACCCTGGTGCAAAAGGCCGCCACCCGCGTGGGCTTCCTCGCCGGGGACGCTTTGCGTATCACCGCCGGTACCTCGGCCAAAACCCTGCCCCGCTCCCGCTTTGCCTCCCGTGAGGAGACGCTGCGGCTCTGTCCGGCGGCGTCGAAAGCCGGACTCAAGGGGGCCTGGGTGAACTATGACGGCCAGATGGTCGATGACGCGCGCATGGTCACGGCCATCGCGCGCACGGCGGCCAGCGAGGGCGCGAAGATTCTCACCTATTGCGAGGCGGTGCGCGCCAGCGGCACGGAGGTGCTGCTGCGGGACGTCGTGAAGCACAACGAGCACACGGTGCGGGCGCGCGCGGTGATCAATGCCACCGGGGTGTGGGCGGGCTCGATGGATACCGCGATCAAGGTGCGCCCGGCGCGCGGCACCCACCTGGTGTTTGATGCGGAGCTCTTTGGTAACCCCACCGGGGCGCTCACGGTGCCGCTGCCGGGGTCGATCTCGCGCTACCTATTTATTCTTCCGGCCCCGCACGGGCGCTGCTACCTGGGGCTCACGGACGAGGACGCGCCGGGGGAGATCCCGGACGTGCCACCCACCCCGGAGGAGGACGTGGACTTCCTGCTCCGCAACATCAATCGCGCGCTGGATACCGCGCTCACGCGGGCCGATGTGCTCGGCGCCTTCACCGGGCTGCGCCCCCTGCTCGATAGCGGGGAGGAGGGCTCCACGGCCGATCTTTCGCGTCGGCACGCCGTGGTGGAATCCGCCGAAGGCATGTTCTCCGTGGTGGGCGGCAAGTTCACCGAGTATCGCCTCATGGCGGAGGAGACGTTGGATCGGGTGATAGCGGCGCGGCGGCTGGCGGCGGGGGAGTGTGCCACTCGAAACTTCCCGCTGCTCGGCGCGCCGGGGCATGGGGATTACTCCCACATCGCCGCCCGCGACCTACACGGGCTACCTGAGACGATGATCCGGCGCTTTGGCAACGAGGCCCCGCAGGTGCTGGCCGCCGCCACGGTGGAGCACCCCCTGGAAAACGTAGGCAACCTGGACGTGACCCGCGCCGAGGTGGAGTACGCCTTTACCCACGAGGGCGCGCTGAGCGTAGCGGACGTGCTGGAGCGGCGCACCCGCGCGGCCATGATTCCGGCG